In one window of Nocardiopsis aegyptia DNA:
- the sigM gene encoding RNA polymerase sigma factor SigM, producing MDAVHELPDRELLMRHSQGDDQAFAVLVRRHRERLWAVSIRMMGDREEASDALQDAFLSAFRAADRFRGESQVSTWLHRIVVNACHDRLRRRKVRPATPTEDDTLDVLSNERLGRAGGGPDHAARTETRLDVQAALDLLPLEQRLALTLVDMLGYRVEEAAQILEVASGTVKSRCARGRAKLLPSLAHLRNPQPPRDVTSGRGGATPS from the coding sequence ATGGACGCGGTCCACGAGCTTCCTGACCGGGAACTCCTGATGAGGCACTCCCAGGGCGACGACCAGGCCTTCGCGGTCCTGGTCCGTCGGCACCGGGAGCGCCTCTGGGCTGTCTCCATCCGGATGATGGGCGATCGCGAGGAGGCCTCCGACGCCCTCCAGGACGCCTTCCTGTCTGCTTTCCGTGCCGCCGACAGGTTCCGCGGCGAGTCGCAGGTGAGCACGTGGCTGCACCGCATCGTGGTGAACGCGTGCCACGACCGCCTGCGCCGCCGGAAGGTCCGTCCGGCCACCCCGACCGAGGACGACACCCTGGACGTCCTGTCCAACGAGCGGCTCGGCCGCGCCGGTGGAGGCCCCGACCACGCCGCGCGGACCGAGACGCGCCTGGACGTCCAGGCCGCCCTGGACCTGCTCCCCCTCGAACAGCGGCTGGCCCTCACCCTGGTCGACATGCTCGGCTACCGGGTCGAGGAAGCCGCCCAGATCCTCGAAGTGGCATCGGGCACGGTCAAGAGCAGGTGTGCGCGAGGTCGCGCGAAACTTCTTCCCTCCCTGGCTCATCTAAGGAACCCTCAGCCCCCGCGAGACGTCACATCTGGGAGAGGAGGTGCCACCCCATCGTGA
- a CDS encoding anti-sigma factor family protein — translation MTSHPDVEALAFFAEDLLDSDEQRTVAAHIDSCATCAATLDGLAGVTRVLAEAPVPELPEDVADLIDQRLAAAAGEPAAATVGTETGARTDDAGTASVGGSSDDGASDLATVTPISRRRRAFGLPQLLIAAAAAVFVVGGGAAVITEVLQPSTESAGSASAPMEAAEDEAPQDMGQAYRPEVLASETVYTESGLADQAGGVLEMSAGADADDADEEGDLESLSDEGPAMRGVEECAARLAEAFDTRVTLVDDAFYGTGSERAWVLYAPADADRVDVYVLDPRCVREDDVTRSVLAETTIDAR, via the coding sequence GTGACGTCCCACCCTGACGTGGAGGCACTCGCGTTCTTCGCCGAGGATCTGTTGGATTCCGACGAGCAGCGCACGGTCGCCGCCCATATCGATTCCTGCGCCACCTGTGCGGCGACCTTGGACGGACTCGCCGGGGTGACCCGGGTCCTGGCCGAGGCTCCGGTCCCGGAGCTTCCGGAGGACGTGGCAGACCTCATCGACCAGCGTCTCGCCGCGGCCGCCGGCGAACCCGCGGCCGCGACCGTCGGGACGGAGACCGGGGCCCGCACGGACGACGCCGGCACCGCTTCCGTTGGCGGCTCATCCGACGACGGGGCCTCCGACCTCGCCACGGTCACGCCGATCTCGCGCCGGCGGCGCGCGTTCGGCCTGCCACAGCTGCTGATCGCGGCCGCCGCGGCGGTGTTCGTGGTCGGCGGCGGCGCGGCGGTGATCACCGAGGTGCTCCAGCCCTCCACCGAGAGCGCCGGAAGCGCCTCGGCTCCCATGGAGGCCGCCGAGGACGAGGCGCCCCAGGACATGGGACAGGCCTACCGGCCGGAGGTGCTGGCCAGCGAGACGGTCTACACCGAGTCCGGCCTGGCCGACCAGGCCGGCGGGGTACTGGAGATGTCCGCCGGGGCCGACGCGGACGACGCTGACGAGGAGGGCGACCTGGAGTCGCTGTCCGACGAGGGCCCGGCCATGCGAGGTGTGGAGGAGTGCGCGGCACGGCTCGCCGAGGCCTTCGACACCCGGGTCACGCTGGTGGACGACGCCTTCTACGGGACCGGCTCCGAGCGCGCGTGGGTGCTGTACGCCCCCGCGGACGCCGACCGGGTCGACGTGTACGTCCTCGACCCGCGCTGCGTCCGGGAGGACGACGTCACGCGCAGCGTCCTGGCCGAGACGACCATCGATGCCCGCTGA
- a CDS encoding response regulator produces MIGVLLVDDQPLVRTGVRSLLEREGDIEVVGESADGRTALADMDRLCPDVVLLDLQMPVLDGLAVLRERRRRADTSPGRHADTRIVVLTTFGEDDNVFAALRLGASGFVLKDAAPRELREAVRTVAAGEALLSPGVTRRVIERLADTSVAPEAAARLDVLTDRERDVLALAGRGMSNQEIGAALHLSPATARTHVGRLLAKLGARDRVGLVVIAYETGLVRPGARD; encoded by the coding sequence GTGATCGGCGTCCTGCTGGTCGACGACCAGCCCCTGGTCCGAACGGGCGTGCGGTCGCTCCTGGAGCGCGAGGGCGACATCGAGGTGGTGGGCGAGTCCGCGGACGGCCGCACGGCGCTCGCCGACATGGACCGGCTGTGCCCGGACGTGGTGCTGCTGGACCTGCAGATGCCGGTGCTGGACGGGTTGGCGGTCCTGCGGGAGCGGCGTCGACGTGCCGACACGTCGCCAGGTCGACACGCCGACACCAGGATCGTCGTCCTGACCACGTTCGGGGAGGACGACAACGTGTTCGCCGCGCTGCGGCTGGGGGCGTCGGGCTTCGTCCTCAAGGACGCGGCGCCCCGCGAGCTGCGTGAGGCGGTCCGCACGGTGGCGGCCGGCGAGGCGCTGCTGTCGCCGGGGGTCACCCGGCGGGTGATCGAACGCCTCGCGGACACCTCGGTCGCCCCCGAGGCCGCCGCGCGGCTGGACGTGCTCACCGATCGCGAGCGCGACGTCCTGGCCCTGGCCGGCCGGGGCATGTCCAACCAGGAGATCGGGGCGGCCCTGCACCTGAGTCCGGCGACCGCGCGCACCCACGTCGGGCGCCTGCTGGCCAAGCTCGGGGCGCGCGACCGCGTCGGCCTGGTGGTGATCGCCTACGAGACCGGCCTGGTCCGTCCGGGGGCCCGGGACTGA
- a CDS encoding sensor histidine kinase, which translates to MPSQTARQDVVVDALFGFAVFAVVAIAVGADVSDRGDLPLGYALAGVLGALMLVRRRWPVTVLLATSVLIVVNYVIDLPTIGLAVPAAAALYSAAERGRPYWAVGTAAALVLVSTAGRLGEGQDPGYLLGYELASTVAIMGAAIALGNVQWQRARAERQRARIALLDGQAREAEAAELMALERTRIARDLHDAVGHHLSVVALHAAVAAEALDDAPADVAAARTELTHVTQASRAGLSELRATVRALRDADPGEERVASLAHLDELVDSVRTAGVRVGVEGVPGAGELSGMVDATAYRIVQEALTNTLRHAHAGRADVVFHRVDGELEVMVTDDGSATATAGSSGSGLAGMRERVRLVGGSVEAGPRPEGGFAVRARLPTGGGR; encoded by the coding sequence ATGCCAAGCCAGACCGCACGCCAGGACGTCGTCGTCGACGCCCTGTTCGGGTTCGCCGTGTTCGCCGTGGTGGCCATCGCGGTGGGCGCCGACGTCAGCGACAGGGGCGACCTCCCCCTCGGATACGCGCTCGCCGGAGTGCTCGGCGCGCTCATGCTGGTCCGCCGCCGGTGGCCGGTCACCGTCCTGCTCGCCACGTCGGTGCTCATCGTGGTGAACTACGTCATCGACCTGCCCACCATCGGCCTGGCCGTCCCCGCCGCGGCCGCCCTGTACTCGGCGGCCGAGCGGGGCCGCCCGTACTGGGCGGTCGGGACGGCCGCGGCCCTGGTGCTGGTGTCCACCGCAGGACGGCTGGGGGAGGGGCAGGACCCCGGCTACCTCCTGGGGTACGAGCTGGCCTCCACGGTGGCGATCATGGGCGCGGCCATCGCCCTGGGCAACGTGCAGTGGCAGCGCGCCAGGGCCGAGCGGCAGCGGGCCCGGATCGCGCTCCTGGACGGGCAGGCGCGCGAGGCCGAGGCGGCGGAGCTGATGGCGCTCGAACGCACCAGGATCGCCCGCGACCTGCACGACGCGGTCGGGCACCACCTGTCGGTCGTGGCGCTGCACGCGGCGGTCGCCGCGGAGGCGCTCGACGACGCGCCCGCGGACGTGGCGGCGGCACGGACGGAGCTCACGCACGTCACACAGGCCTCACGGGCCGGTCTGAGCGAGCTGCGGGCGACCGTACGCGCCCTGCGGGACGCCGACCCGGGGGAGGAGCGCGTGGCCTCCCTCGCGCACCTGGACGAGCTCGTGGACTCCGTGCGCACGGCCGGCGTGCGGGTGGGCGTCGAGGGGGTGCCGGGGGCGGGGGAGCTGTCCGGGATGGTGGACGCCACCGCCTACCGGATCGTGCAGGAGGCACTGACGAACACGCTGCGGCACGCGCACGCCGGCCGGGCGGACGTGGTGTTCCACCGGGTGGACGGGGAACTGGAGGTGATGGTGACCGACGACGGATCCGCCACGGCGACGGCGGGATCGAGTGGAAGCGGGCTCGCGGGGATGAGGGAACGGGTGCGACTGGTGGGTGGATCGGTGGAGGCGGGGCCGCGGCCGGAGGGCGGGTTCGCCGTACGGGCGCGCCTGCCGACGGGAGGCGGCCGGTGA
- the trxB gene encoding thioredoxin-disulfide reductase, whose translation MSDVRNVIIIGSGPAGYTAAVYAARAELRPLVFEGSITAGGALMNTTDVENFPGFPDGIMGPDLMDNLRKQAERFGAELVPEDVTDVDLTKPVKEVTAGGETFLAHTVILATGSGYRELGVPGEKELSGRGTSWCATCDGFFFRDQDIAVAGGGDTAMEEALFLTRFAKSVTVIHRRDELRASRIMAERALANDKISFLWDTEVKEVLGTERVTGLKVFNNKTEETSTLDVTGLFVAIGHDPRVELFNKQIELDDEGYVRVDAPSTRTNRAGVFAAGDVVDHQYRQAITAAGTGCSAALDAERYLADMGN comes from the coding sequence GTGAGTGACGTCCGCAATGTCATCATCATCGGATCCGGGCCGGCCGGATACACCGCGGCCGTCTACGCCGCGCGTGCCGAGCTGCGCCCCCTGGTGTTCGAGGGCTCCATCACCGCCGGTGGTGCGCTCATGAACACGACCGATGTCGAGAACTTCCCCGGCTTCCCCGACGGCATCATGGGGCCGGACCTCATGGACAACCTGCGCAAGCAGGCCGAGCGCTTCGGCGCCGAACTCGTCCCCGAGGACGTCACCGACGTCGACCTCACCAAGCCGGTGAAGGAGGTCACCGCCGGCGGCGAGACCTTCCTCGCGCACACGGTCATCCTGGCCACCGGCTCCGGCTACCGCGAGCTCGGCGTCCCGGGCGAGAAGGAGCTGTCCGGCCGCGGCACCTCATGGTGCGCCACGTGCGACGGCTTCTTCTTCCGCGACCAGGACATCGCGGTCGCGGGCGGCGGCGACACCGCCATGGAGGAGGCCCTCTTCCTCACGCGGTTCGCCAAGTCGGTCACGGTCATCCACCGCCGGGACGAGCTGCGCGCCAGCCGCATCATGGCCGAGCGCGCGCTGGCCAACGACAAGATCTCGTTCCTGTGGGACACCGAGGTGAAGGAGGTGCTCGGGACCGAGCGCGTGACCGGCCTCAAGGTGTTCAACAACAAGACCGAGGAGACGAGCACGCTGGACGTCACCGGGCTGTTCGTGGCGATCGGCCACGACCCGCGGGTCGAGCTGTTCAACAAGCAGATCGAGCTGGACGACGAGGGCTACGTCCGCGTCGACGCCCCCTCGACGCGCACCAACCGCGCGGGCGTGTTCGCGGCGGGCGACGTCGTGGACCACCAGTACCGCCAGGCGATCACCGCCGCCGGCACCGGCTGCTCCGCCGCGCTGGACGCCGAGCGCTACCTCGCCGACATGGGCAACTAG
- the trxA gene encoding thioredoxin, whose amino-acid sequence MSTVKHVTDDTFKADVLASDKPVLVDFWADWCGPCKQMAPVLDKLAEEYGDKIEIVKLNTDENPNTPRDYNVMSLPTMNVYKDGEVVKQIIGAKPKRVLEKDLAEFL is encoded by the coding sequence ATGTCCACCGTCAAGCACGTCACCGACGACACCTTCAAGGCTGACGTCCTGGCCAGCGACAAGCCGGTCCTCGTCGACTTCTGGGCCGACTGGTGCGGCCCCTGCAAGCAGATGGCCCCGGTCCTGGACAAGCTGGCGGAGGAGTACGGCGACAAGATCGAGATCGTCAAGCTGAACACGGACGAGAACCCGAACACCCCGCGCGACTACAACGTCATGTCCCTGCCGACGATGAACGTCTACAAGGACGGCGAGGTCGTCAAGCAGATCATCGGCGCCAAGCCGAAGCGGGTCCTGGAGAAGGACCTGGCCGAGTTCCTGTAA
- a CDS encoding ParB/RepB/Spo0J family partition protein yields the protein MSQQRRGLGRGLGAIIPQGPTTSAVQESDTPSAPEVVEEAVPVGLSDGTYLEEVAVGAITRNPRQPRHHFDDQALEELRDSIREVGLLQPVVVRKIEDGDEPRYELIMGERRWRASKDAGLERIPAIVRSTSDDALLLDALLENLHRQELNPLEEAAAYQQLLDDFGATHDVLAQRVGRSRPHITNTLRLLNLPPKVQSRVAAKVLSAGHARALLRVEDPELQDRLAARVVQEGLSVRSLEEVISLREEPETERQPRAAKAAKAPNPPQIEEWATRFADRLDTTVKVDMGKKKGKIVVEFATPEDLERIIAQIG from the coding sequence GTGAGCCAACAGCGGCGCGGACTGGGCAGGGGGCTGGGGGCCATCATCCCCCAAGGGCCGACAACTTCCGCGGTGCAGGAGAGTGACACGCCCTCCGCACCAGAGGTGGTCGAGGAGGCCGTGCCCGTCGGCCTGTCGGACGGCACGTACCTGGAGGAGGTGGCGGTCGGCGCGATCACGCGCAACCCCCGCCAGCCCCGTCACCACTTCGACGACCAGGCGCTGGAGGAGCTGCGCGACTCCATCCGGGAGGTCGGGCTGCTCCAGCCCGTCGTCGTCCGCAAGATCGAGGACGGCGACGAGCCGCGGTACGAGCTCATCATGGGGGAGCGGCGCTGGCGCGCCAGCAAGGACGCCGGCCTGGAGCGGATCCCGGCGATCGTCCGCAGCACGAGCGACGACGCCCTCCTCCTGGACGCCCTCCTGGAGAACCTGCACCGCCAGGAGCTCAACCCCTTGGAGGAGGCGGCGGCCTACCAGCAGCTGCTGGACGACTTCGGGGCGACCCACGACGTCCTGGCGCAGCGGGTCGGCCGGTCGCGGCCGCACATCACCAACACCCTGCGCCTGCTCAACCTGCCGCCGAAGGTGCAGTCGCGGGTGGCGGCGAAGGTGCTGAGCGCGGGGCACGCGCGGGCGCTGCTGCGGGTCGAGGACCCCGAACTCCAGGACCGCCTCGCGGCCCGCGTGGTGCAGGAGGGCCTGTCCGTGCGCTCCCTGGAGGAGGTCATCTCCCTGCGGGAGGAGCCGGAGACCGAGCGGCAGCCCCGGGCGGCCAAGGCGGCGAAGGCGCCCAACCCGCCGCAGATCGAGGAGTGGGCGACCCGCTTCGCCGATCGCCTGGACACCACAGTGAAGGTGGACATGGGCAAGAAGAAGGGCAAGATCGTCGTGGAGTTCGCGACGCCCGAGGACCTCGAACGGATCATCGCCCAGATCGGTTGA
- a CDS encoding ParA family protein encodes MPGRGSGASWPRPKSCRVISVSNQKGGVGKTTTTVNIAAALAMNGQRVLVIDLDPQGNASTALGMERNPDISSIYHCLVEDEEIRNLAKPVPNIENLWCVPANIHLSGAEIELVSLVARESRLKRALAAYDTSELDYILIDCPPSLGLLTVNAMVACDEVMIPIQCEYYALEGLGQLLNNVKLVQAHLNPGLAVSTILLTMYDGRTNLSQQVVDEVRSNFGDLVLETLVPRSIRVSEAPSYDESVMTYSPTSTGAVAYLEAAREIAHRADTVVG; translated from the coding sequence ATGCCCGGGCGCGGCTCCGGGGCCTCCTGGCCCCGACCCAAGTCCTGCCGGGTCATCAGCGTCTCGAACCAGAAGGGCGGCGTCGGCAAGACCACGACGACCGTCAACATCGCGGCCGCCCTGGCGATGAACGGGCAGCGCGTCCTCGTCATCGACCTCGACCCCCAGGGGAACGCCTCCACGGCCCTGGGCATGGAGCGCAACCCCGACATCAGCTCGATCTACCACTGCCTGGTCGAGGACGAGGAGATCCGCAACCTCGCCAAGCCGGTTCCGAACATCGAGAACCTGTGGTGCGTTCCGGCCAACATCCACCTCTCGGGCGCCGAGATCGAGCTGGTCTCGCTCGTCGCGCGCGAGTCCCGTCTCAAGCGCGCCCTGGCCGCCTACGACACCTCCGAGCTCGACTACATCCTCATCGACTGCCCTCCCTCGCTCGGCCTGCTCACGGTCAACGCGATGGTGGCGTGCGACGAGGTCATGATCCCGATCCAGTGCGAGTACTACGCGCTGGAGGGCCTGGGGCAGCTGCTGAACAACGTGAAGCTCGTCCAGGCCCACCTGAACCCGGGGCTGGCGGTCAGTACCATCCTGCTGACGATGTACGACGGCCGCACCAACCTGTCGCAGCAGGTGGTCGACGAGGTGCGCTCCAACTTCGGGGACCTCGTCCTGGAGACCCTGGTGCCGCGCAGTATCCGTGTGTCCGAGGCGCCGAGCTACGACGAGTCGGTGATGACCTACTCCCCGACCTCCACGGGGGCGGTCGCCTATCTGGAGGCCGCGCGGGAGATCGCGCACCGGGCGGACACGGTCGTCGGCTGA
- the rsmG gene encoding 16S rRNA (guanine(527)-N(7))-methyltransferase RsmG, translating into MSSGSEETAPTAPTDQAETVFGDSLPKARRFAELLADDGVRRGLIGPREVPRLWERHLINCAVVEELIPEGAHVVDVGSGAGLPGLVLGLLRPDIRMVLLEPLLRRTVFLNEAVELLELPNVEVRRGRAEEVRGDLLADFVTARAVAPLPRLAGWALPLLRKGGSLLALKGEQAEAELAAAEKDVSKLRPCVCDVIRVGHGRVEPATTVVRVTVTSEGGPPPRGGKKKRGRKR; encoded by the coding sequence ATGTCCTCGGGGTCTGAGGAGACCGCTCCGACCGCTCCGACCGATCAGGCGGAGACGGTGTTCGGGGACTCCTTGCCGAAGGCGCGGCGCTTCGCCGAACTCCTCGCGGACGACGGTGTGCGGCGCGGCCTCATCGGCCCGCGCGAGGTCCCACGGCTGTGGGAGCGGCACCTCATCAACTGCGCCGTGGTGGAGGAGTTGATCCCCGAGGGCGCGCACGTGGTCGACGTCGGTTCCGGAGCCGGTCTGCCCGGGCTGGTGCTCGGACTCCTGCGCCCCGACATCCGGATGGTGCTCCTGGAGCCCCTCCTGCGACGGACGGTCTTCCTCAACGAGGCCGTCGAACTGTTGGAGCTGCCGAACGTGGAGGTGCGCCGGGGGAGGGCCGAGGAGGTTCGCGGCGACCTGCTCGCGGACTTCGTGACCGCCCGCGCGGTCGCCCCGCTGCCCCGGCTCGCGGGGTGGGCGCTCCCGCTCCTGCGCAAGGGCGGCAGCCTCCTCGCGCTCAAGGGCGAACAGGCCGAGGCCGAACTCGCGGCCGCCGAGAAAGACGTGTCGAAACTGCGCCCTTGCGTCTGCGATGTCATTCGGGTCGGCCACGGTAGGGTCGAACCCGCTACCACGGTCGTTCGCGTCACGGTGACATCCGAGGGTGGTCCGCCGCCGCGGGGCGGAAAGAAGAAGCGCGGACGGAAGAGGTGA
- a CDS encoding Jag family protein, with amino-acid sequence MADAPEAEFDVEALENEGDIAADYIEGLLDIADFDGDIDMDVEGDRALVSVVGATLDELIGENGEVLEALQELTRLAVHRATGERSRLMLDIGGYREGRRKVLFKIGAEAAAKVKETGEIEPLEPMTPFERKVVHDAVAAAGLRSESEGEEPNRYVVVHPAD; translated from the coding sequence GTGGCTGACGCGCCTGAGGCCGAGTTCGACGTCGAGGCCCTGGAGAACGAGGGCGACATCGCCGCGGACTACATCGAGGGGCTCCTCGACATCGCGGACTTCGACGGCGACATCGACATGGACGTGGAGGGCGACCGCGCGCTCGTGTCGGTCGTGGGCGCCACGCTGGACGAGCTCATCGGCGAGAACGGTGAGGTCCTGGAGGCGCTCCAGGAGCTGACCCGGCTGGCCGTCCACCGGGCGACCGGTGAGCGCAGCCGGCTGATGCTCGACATCGGCGGGTACCGCGAGGGGCGCCGCAAGGTGCTCTTCAAGATCGGTGCCGAGGCCGCGGCGAAGGTCAAGGAGACCGGCGAGATCGAGCCGCTGGAGCCCATGACTCCGTTCGAGCGCAAGGTCGTCCACGACGCGGTCGCGGCCGCCGGTCTGCGGAGCGAGTCCGAGGGCGAGGAGCCCAACCGCTACGTGGTCGTGCACCCCGCCGACTAG
- the yidC gene encoding membrane protein insertase YidC encodes MLDWLYNIVGHVLAWIHTGLSLTGLDPDSGWAWGLSIVLLTVLMRLLMVPLFVKQMNTQRKMQDIQPKIMKLRERYKHDKQRLQQESMKIYQESGTNPIMGCLPLLLQMPVFFALFSVLRSVAEGNAQYGFDQQLADSARQALIFQAPIAAQFNSSNEELLALGSTDPIMAKILIAFACVIMGFTTFLTMRQSIKRSTAQMPDNPMMQTQKIMMYLAPAFGLFGLAMPVGVLLYWVTSNVWTMVQQHFLYRNQPVPGEDTADAKSQSNGSAKGMLGRKKGAESTPEPKEQPKIERKQPKKQSRSKRGGSGSN; translated from the coding sequence GTGCTCGACTGGCTTTACAACATCGTCGGCCACGTGTTGGCCTGGATCCACACGGGTCTGTCCCTCACCGGCCTGGACCCTGACAGCGGGTGGGCCTGGGGCCTGTCCATCGTGCTGCTCACCGTACTGATGCGGCTCCTCATGGTTCCGCTGTTCGTCAAGCAGATGAACACGCAGCGGAAGATGCAGGACATCCAACCGAAGATCATGAAGCTTCGGGAGCGCTACAAGCACGACAAGCAGCGCTTGCAGCAGGAGTCCATGAAGATCTACCAGGAGAGCGGCACCAACCCCATCATGGGTTGCCTCCCGCTCCTCCTGCAGATGCCGGTCTTCTTCGCGCTGTTCAGCGTGCTGCGCAGCGTCGCCGAGGGCAACGCCCAGTACGGCTTCGACCAGCAGCTCGCCGACAGTGCCCGTCAGGCCCTGATCTTCCAGGCGCCGATCGCGGCCCAGTTCAACAGCTCCAACGAGGAGCTGCTCGCCCTGGGGTCCACCGACCCGATCATGGCGAAGATCCTCATCGCGTTCGCCTGCGTGATCATGGGATTCACGACGTTCCTCACCATGCGGCAGAGCATCAAGCGCAGCACGGCGCAGATGCCCGACAACCCCATGATGCAGACGCAGAAGATCATGATGTACCTGGCGCCGGCCTTCGGTCTGTTCGGTCTGGCGATGCCCGTCGGTGTGCTCCTCTACTGGGTCACCTCCAACGTGTGGACCATGGTGCAGCAGCACTTCCTCTACCGGAACCAGCCGGTCCCGGGCGAGGACACGGCGGACGCCAAGAGCCAGTCCAACGGTTCGGCCAAGGGCATGCTCGGTCGAAAGAAGGGCGCCGAATCCACGCCCGAGCCGAAGGAACAGCCTAAGATCGAGCGTAAGCAGCCCAAGAAGCAGTCGCGCTCCAAGCGCGGCGGGAGCGGGTCCAACTAG
- the yidD gene encoding membrane protein insertion efficiency factor YidD, producing the protein MTEHRPTAFARVLILPIRGYQRFISPLFPPVCRFYPSCSAYAVEALRVHGAARGLWLGIRRIARCHPFHPGGLDPVPPPKGRADRETEESAGGTGHTGTAPGDQ; encoded by the coding sequence ATGACCGAGCACAGACCGACGGCGTTCGCGCGGGTGCTGATTCTGCCCATTCGGGGCTACCAACGCTTCATCAGTCCGCTCTTCCCCCCGGTCTGCCGTTTCTACCCTTCGTGCAGCGCGTACGCCGTCGAGGCTCTGCGTGTGCACGGAGCCGCACGCGGGCTGTGGCTGGGAATCCGCCGCATCGCCCGCTGTCACCCCTTCCATCCCGGGGGACTCGACCCGGTTCCGCCGCCCAAGGGGCGCGCGGACCGGGAGACCGAGGAGTCGGCGGGCGGTACCGGCCACACCGGAACCGCTCCCGGGGACCAGTAG
- the rnpA gene encoding ribonuclease P protein component: MLSPRNRMRRGSEFSTVMRSGRRASRDAIGLVYLAPPADAVDPDPPRVGFVVGKSVGVAVVRKRVQRRLRHVMRSQVGALPDGSLLVVRAKPSAATARQSELAAQIESALAAATRPRRGRDGRRGRDARRDRGGRDAHRVRGAGASSSETVVDRRPDRDGER; encoded by the coding sequence ATGCTGTCGCCGAGGAACCGCATGCGCCGCGGCTCGGAGTTCTCCACCGTCATGCGCTCGGGCCGCCGTGCCTCCCGCGACGCCATCGGCCTCGTCTATCTCGCGCCCCCGGCCGACGCGGTGGACCCGGATCCGCCCCGCGTCGGCTTCGTCGTCGGCAAGTCCGTCGGCGTCGCCGTGGTGCGCAAGAGGGTGCAGCGCCGTCTGCGGCACGTGATGCGGTCTCAGGTCGGCGCGCTGCCTGACGGTAGCCTGCTGGTAGTACGTGCCAAGCCCTCCGCCGCCACCGCGCGGCAGTCCGAGCTGGCCGCGCAGATCGAGAGCGCGCTCGCCGCGGCCACCCGGCCCCGGCGCGGTCGTGACGGCCGGCGGGGCCGCGACGCTCGCCGGGACCGCGGTGGACGTGACGCCCACCGCGTCCGGGGCGCCGGTGCGTCGAGCAGCGAGACAGTGGTGGACCGCCGTCCCGACAGGGACGGGGAACGGTAG
- the rpmH gene encoding 50S ribosomal protein L34: protein MSKRTYQPNNRRRAKVHGFRLRMRTRAGRAIIASRRRKGRSALTVSH from the coding sequence GTGAGCAAGCGTACGTACCAGCCGAACAACCGGCGTCGCGCGAAGGTCCACGGCTTCCGGCTGCGCATGCGTACGCGCGCCGGTCGCGCCATCATCGCCTCGCGGCGCCGTAAGGGGCGCTCCGCGCTGACCGTGAGCCACTAG